One Sphaeramia orbicularis chromosome 21, fSphaOr1.1, whole genome shotgun sequence DNA window includes the following coding sequences:
- the LOC115411833 gene encoding claudin-10-like, producing MRKRLIQVFGFLISSLGWLFVLCTMAMDYWRISQIGGQGGSFIIKVAWYWSNLWKDCFTDSTAITNCRDFAVLWSVTPYIQGVRGLLMCGLTLGFFAVVFCFAGMECTYIGGAEKTKDKLVFAGAVFHVAGSVSDLAAYCLYINRIARTAFAASLAPGVLRYDLGPPIFLGLVGCFLIILGAVLYAATVYQIIFPESKVIYAYGSRTYMDPRSRGRSMYTGYYRPSRQYGYYMGSGKSSSSKISNISQTTPEKLSQRDAFV from the exons ATGAGGAAACGGCTCATTCAGGTATTTGGCTTCTTGATCTCGTCATTGGGATGGCTGTTTGTGCTGTGTACCATGGCCATGGACTACTGGAGGATCAGCCAAATTGGAGGACAAGGAGGCTCCTTCATCATCAAGGTGGCCTGGTACTGGTCCAACTTGTGGAAGGACTGTTTCACCGATTCCACAGCAATAACAAACTGCAGAGACTTCGCAGTGCTCTGGAGTGTCACCC CGTACATCCAGGGAGTGCGGGGCCTATTAATGTGCGGTCTAACTCTTGGATTCTTTGCTGTTGTATTCTGCTTTGCTGGGATGGAGTGCACTTACATAGGTGGAGCTGAGAAAACTAAGGACAAATTGGTTTTTGCTGGAGCCGTCTTTCATGTGGCTGGTA GTGTGTCAGATCTCGCTGCCTACTGCTTATACATCAACAGGATCGCCAGAACTGCCTTTGCTGCTAGTTTAGCACCTGGAGTTTTAAG GTATGACCTCGGACCCCCCATATTTCTCGGATTAGTCGGGTGTTTCCTCATTATCTTGGGGGCTGTGCTCTACGCTGCAACAGTCTACCAAATAATCTTCCCTGAAAG TAAAGTGATATACGCCTATGGCTCCCGCACATACATGGACCCCCGCTCCAGAGGAAGATCCATGTACACCGGATACTACAGACCCTCCAGGCAATACGGATATTACATGGGCTCAGGAAAATCTAGCAGCTCCAAGATCTCTAATATTTCTCAGACGACGCCGGAGAAACTGTCACAAAGAGATGCATTTGTGTAG
- the LOC115411834 gene encoding claudin-10-like isoform X1 — protein sequence MAYRTVVMYMEIGCFVICVAGWILVCSTMPTEIWTWSEVDSIVLTTSNYFSNLWKDCISDSTGVSDCKGIPSMLALNWDIHMCRALIIISIILAFFGSILVLVGMKCTKIGGTEIANARVTFAGGMNYLVSGMCSMVAFSYYGNKIRAEFQDPTFRAQRFEIGVGVFIGWAGSTLLVVGGLIYSIFAGREGCQSTSEPYPPLRLPDVYTAIPTNKSVASSVGTERSESRKSKTTTDRRASSVSFLTGSTRTSSTNSYV from the exons ATGGCTTACAGGACAGTGGTGATGTACATGGAGATCGGCTGTTTTGTGATCTGCGTAGCTGGATGGATCCTGGTCTGTTCTACCATGCCCACAGAGATCTGGACTTGGTCTGAGGTAGACAGCATAGTCCTGACTACATCAAACTACTTCTCCAACCTGTGGAAAGACTGTATATCGGACTCAACTGGAGTATCTGACTGCAAAGGAATTCCATCAATGCTTGCACTTAACT GGGACATTCACATGTGCCGGGCTCTCATCATCATCTCTATTATCCTGGCTTTCTTTGGATCAATTCTAGTCTTAGTGGGAATGAAATGCACTAAAATCGGAGGAACGGAGATTGCAAATGCAAGAGTGACCTTCGCAGGAGGGATGAACTACCTTGTCTCAG GGATGTGCTCTATGGTGGCTTTCTCCTACTATGGaaataaaattagagcagaaTTTCAAGACCCTACCTTCAGAGCTCAAAG aTTTGAAATAGGTGTTGGCGTCTTTATCGGCTGGGCAGGCTCCACTTTACTTGTAGTCGGAGGCCTTATTTACAGCATCTTTGCAGGGCGGGAGGGCTGTCAATCCAC CTCAGAACCATACCCTCCTCTCCGGCTCCCAGATGTCTACACAGCCATCCCAACAAATAAAAGTGTTGCATCTTCAGTTGGAACAGAAAGGAGTGAAAGCAGAAAGTCGAAGACGACAACTGACAGAAGAGCCAGcagtgtttcttttctgacaggcAGCACCAGAACATCATCTACAAATTCATATGTGTGA
- the LOC115411834 gene encoding claudin-10-like isoform X2, whose product MAYRTVVMYMEIGCFVICVAGWILVCSTMPTEIWTWSEVDSIVLTTSNYFSNLWKDCISDSTGVSDCKGIPSMLALNWDIHMCRALIIISIILAFFGSILVLVGMKCTKIGGTEIANARVTFAGGMNYLVSGMCSMVAFSYYGNKIRAEFQDPTFRAQRFEIGVGVFIGWAGSTLLVVGGLIYSIFAGREGCQSTYTQNHTLLSGSQMSTQPSQQIKVLHLQLEQKGVKAESRRRQLTEEPAVFLF is encoded by the exons ATGGCTTACAGGACAGTGGTGATGTACATGGAGATCGGCTGTTTTGTGATCTGCGTAGCTGGATGGATCCTGGTCTGTTCTACCATGCCCACAGAGATCTGGACTTGGTCTGAGGTAGACAGCATAGTCCTGACTACATCAAACTACTTCTCCAACCTGTGGAAAGACTGTATATCGGACTCAACTGGAGTATCTGACTGCAAAGGAATTCCATCAATGCTTGCACTTAACT GGGACATTCACATGTGCCGGGCTCTCATCATCATCTCTATTATCCTGGCTTTCTTTGGATCAATTCTAGTCTTAGTGGGAATGAAATGCACTAAAATCGGAGGAACGGAGATTGCAAATGCAAGAGTGACCTTCGCAGGAGGGATGAACTACCTTGTCTCAG GGATGTGCTCTATGGTGGCTTTCTCCTACTATGGaaataaaattagagcagaaTTTCAAGACCCTACCTTCAGAGCTCAAAG aTTTGAAATAGGTGTTGGCGTCTTTATCGGCTGGGCAGGCTCCACTTTACTTGTAGTCGGAGGCCTTATTTACAGCATCTTTGCAGGGCGGGAGGGCTGTCAATCCACGTACA CTCAGAACCATACCCTCCTCTCCGGCTCCCAGATGTCTACACAGCCATCCCAACAAATAAAAGTGTTGCATCTTCAGTTGGAACAGAAAGGAGTGAAAGCAGAAAGTCGAAGACGACAACTGACAGAAGAGCCAGcagtgtttcttttctga